The DNA window TGCAACTGTAAGGAATGAGAAATCTAGTGAATgcagagaatcatgggaagatGTATAGCATAAGAATTATTCCAACAGTGTAAATCTAAAGAATGaccaaaaaataaagcaattgaaagtgaatgctgtgaaattatgatGACAAAGTTTGGTTCCAAAGAAGAACTATGGGAAGGCaccttctttccattcttataGAGGACTATGGGGATGGGACACAGCAGGTGATGTCAGACTCTTTTGGTGTGTTGGTTACCCCTCTGATTCTTTGCTCATTATGATGGCtctctggggaggagaagagaaggagccaTGCTGGATCACATAGATGAtgggaaaacaaaagatatcaataaacatGCCTTTATAAATCAGAACTTCCTGATCAGAGCTGGTAGCCCCGGGATATTCTGCTTCCATAGCTGGAATCTTTTCCATGTTGGAGGTGGCAGCAGGCAGGGCTGTTGGGGGTAAACATGGACATGCCTGTGACCTTCCTTGTTCTCTAGCCCATCTGGGCAGAGGCCTTGAAGCACAAAGCTAGCAGAAGATAACAAGGGAACTCACCCCATGCAGCCACTTAGCAGATGGGGTAGAGGAGAAGGCTCCCAATGCTGGGGGTTGGAGTGGGGTAGAGGTGAGGTAAAGGTGGGAGTGGCCTCAATGAGATCAGTCTTCATTTGGGACTTTGATTCCTAATTTGTTTATTGGCAGTTGTAATGTCCCTAGTGGGGGCCTGTCAGGAGCCTCAGGAGTCCCTCTCACAGTGGCAGTAGCAAGTAACCCAGGGAAGCCACTGGAAGGTGGAGGAAGGGATGGTGGCTGGGAGTTCACTGGTCCTGGATCAGTGCTGAACTGCTAAGAGCAGGAAAGCCCAGGCAAGGATTAACAGCAGGAAGGAGCCCGATGTCTGGGGGCTGCTGCCAGGCGCTGGGAGCCCACAGTTCTCATAGGGCTTCAAGCAGCCAGCAAAGGCCATCACATGAGCCACATAAGTCTGCTCCTGCACGCCGTGGAACAGGTGGGCTTGGGGACCTCGTGCGAAGATGGCCACGTCCTCTCCACCATGAGTCTCTGAGTCCAAGAGCACAGCTGCCTGGGCCTGATAGTACACTGCCTCTGAGGAatgtgggagaaggaagaatctgTAAGTAATActgccccaccccgccccacccTCAGGCATCACCGGGAACACAGCTCTAgacttgaaagggacctcaaaggccttCTGTTCCACACCCgcaatttacagaggaggaaacaggcctaggaagaagtgactggcccaggtcacacaggtcgCAAATAGCAGGGTTCTGACCACTGTACCGCACTGCCTTGGattcaaagctcagctccagGATTCTTTTGAATGTGAGGCTTTTCTTGATCCCCCCCCTTGTCAGcgccctcctccccttcctccccccctttaCTTTGTAAACACTGTGTACTCATTGTCCTCCATCCCCACCCAACAGAATGGCCGcccttggagggcagggactttcactTTTTAGTCTTTGTGCCTCAGCACCttggacagtgcctggcacctagcagTTCTTTAATGGACACTTGGGGAATGGAATGGAGATGCTCCCTGGAGCTCTAGCCTAGAGCCAAcgcttcctcccccccccctccatattAGCCTGGGCTCCCTCTGCCTCCCAACTTCCCCGTGTGCTTGGTTCCCACTCTCACCACTGATGCTGTCGTTGACATCTGGCCTGCTACCATTGACCTGCTTATAGCCAGGTCCATTGCCATATAAGATGGAAGTATATGCTTTTCCATCTAGGGCCCGGCTGGGAGccagtcctgaggaaagagaccCAAGAAGAGATGATAGATCAGGATCCGGGACAAATCACCCCTTCACAGGGCTCCCACCGTGAAGCATCTGGGGTGGAGTCAACTTAGGGTACTGAACAACGATGGATGGGAATAGGAAACCTTTAACTTGAGGATGGATGCCCTATCTTGTCACCCACACATCTCCTACCAAAGATGGAGCTGCCTCTGTAGGTGTAGCCACCAAAGGAGAAGACATGGGAGTGGTCCGCAGTGATGGCGATCAAAGTGTCCCTTTCATTAGTTAGTTGAGTGGCTTCATCAATACTTAAGTCAAACATGACGGCTTCTGTCAAGGCCAAGTGCGCGTAGCCATCGTGGTGGGCGTGGTCAATTCGGCCTCCTAAATGAATACATATAGTGAGGTTAACCTCTGCTCCAAGAAGCACCACCTACTGGCAGACTTCCATCTCTTCCCACTCAGGGTCCTTGTCTATTttgcttactccctgtgtgactttggccaagtcacttcagtttcctcatctatatagtGATCCTCTCTAGCCCTTCACCTATGACTGCTTCCCATCTTCCTTTCTTCACAGCCTCAGGAGCAGCCTTGCAGAATCATCCCAGAAGTCTCCTGGACCGAGTTAGCCCCATCTTACCTTCTACAAAGAGGTAGTAGCCTTTGGGATTTCGGCTGAGCATTTTGATGGCAACTCGGGTCATCTCCAGCAATGACGGGTCTGTGAGATTATCACGTTCTAACTCATACTTTGTGTCCCTAGGTTCAAAGAGACCTTGGAGAAAGAGATCTTGTCTCAGTCATCAGATAGTAGGACCATGGCACAAACACACTCTGAAGAGTTCTGGACTTTCCCAACTTGGGCCCATATATCGTGTCAATTCTCTCTAAGCAAAGAGAACCCAGTCAGGAGCTTCATCCTAACTATAAGATGCCGGGAAGACCAAAAGCCAGCAAAAGGGTGTACCTGCAGGGGACACTTAGAGGAGGGGAGGGCAGCTGTTACCCATGATATGTGTCACTGTGGGGTCTTCTGATACATTCAGTAGCTGTTGAAGGTTCCATACGTATCTGGCACCCTGAGAAGGACAACCACCATCAGCCTTGACTGTCCCCTCCTCTGGGTCTGGGAGCCCTGATCAATGGAACCTTCTCCCTCTCTTGGAATTCCTCTCCACTCAGCCTCCCACACTGAATCAATCCCATCACCTTtgttttgttcagccattcctgtACGAGGTTCCGACCATCCATCCTAATTCCGTCCTGACTTCTACTCTCTGGGTACTCAGGATCCGGGGTTCCAACTGGAAACATATACTTGCGGCCCCCACCCAGGATCACCTGGGAGGAAATGGGAAGAATGGCATGGACAGAGTGGGCTGTGTGAGCAGCCCTTCTCTTCCTGCTGTCCACATCCCTAAGTCTGACTCACCTGCCCCCACCCTGACAAGTCCATCTATTCTTGGCATTCTCTGTCCCATCATTCCTTGTATCTCCTTGATTCGGCCCTTCAAGTTCTCCATTGATCCACATGGACCCTCTTCCCAGAGAACCTTATTATATCCCCGGCTTTTCATCACAAAGGGGAAACCGAGGTGGAAGAGTGCAAAGACACCCCTCCCCTGAGAGTGTCATTCTCATGTTGATGCCCACCTCCTCCAAGAATCTCAGCATCTCAGATCTGGAAAAGGGCCCCAAGGCATCTAAGCCAATTTGGCCTGAATAAGAATCCCCTCTCTGACTgtccccaacaagtggtcatgcAACCAAGGAGGCCACTCCAGGCCCCCTGGGACAGAGACTTGCCACCTCCACAGGCAGCCCCTCCCACCTTGGGAAAGCTCCCATTGTCAGAAGATCACACTAAGTCTGCTGCTTTGCAGCTTCAACCACTTCTCTCCAAACCCTGGGCAGACCCCTTGACTGTGACCCCACAAGAACACCCCGAAATTCCACCCTGAGGACCTTACATCAATATCCACATTGGAAATCAGCTGGGAAGCAATGTCCTTGCAGCCACTCTTCAGGGCTTCATCAGGCATGTTGGCATCTGAGTACCAGTCTCGGTTTACCACATGGGCGTACGTGCCCGAGGGTGAGGCATGTTGCACCCGGGTGGTGGTTACCACCCCCACTGACTTCCCTGAGGGAATTCAGATCCAGGATCAGACCccagggccacctctcctccataGACAAAATGGAAGAATAGTTCCTACCCTACAGGTACATTTTATTGTGGGGTCAGGGTGCATAGGAAGACAACAGGTAAACAGTATATCCATATATGATTAAGAGAGCATCAACAATTAGGGAATAGGGAGGGGATTCCTGTAAATGTCACCTGAGCAGAACTTTAAGGAAGCTGGGAACTCCAAGAGTTGGAAGTGAGGATGACACTTCCTCACCCACTCACCCAGGCCTTGGTGACagtcaaaggcatggaggtgggagatgaagggCCGAGTTTAGGGAACAGCAACTAGGGAAGTTTGGCTGGACAAATCTGTGAAGGGGATTTATGTGggaa is part of the Dromiciops gliroides isolate mDroGli1 chromosome 4, mDroGli1.pri, whole genome shotgun sequence genome and encodes:
- the LOC122756332 gene encoding intestinal-type alkaline phosphatase 1-like isoform X1 produces the protein MQGSVALFLVGLYFHITDGTIPEAEESPSFWNQQAKAALETAQRLQPIRTSAKNLILFLGDGMGMPTVTAARILKGQLNGNLGPETPLAMDKFPYVALSKTYNVDRQVPDSAGTATAYLCGVKGNYKTIGVSAAARVDQCNSTWGNEVFSVLQRAKEAGKSVGVVTTTRVQHASPSGTYAHVVNRDWYSDANMPDEALKSGCKDIASQLISNVDIDVILGGGRKYMFPVGTPDPEYPESRSQDGIRMDGRNLVQEWLNKTKGARYVWNLQQLLNVSEDPTVTHIMGLFEPRDTKYELERDNLTDPSLLEMTRVAIKMLSRNPKGYYLFVEGGRIDHAHHDGYAHLALTEAVMFDLSIDEATQLTNERDTLIAITADHSHVFSFGGYTYRGSSIFGLAPSRALDGKAYTSILYGNGPGYKQVNGSRPDVNDSISEAVYYQAQAAVLLDSETHGGEDVAIFARGPQAHLFHGVQEQTYVAHVMAFAGCLKPYENCGLPAPGSSPQTSGSFLLLILAWAFLLLAVQH
- the LOC122756332 gene encoding intestinal-type alkaline phosphatase 1-like isoform X2, with protein sequence MQGSVALFLVGLYFHITDGTIPEAEESPSFWNQQAKAALETAQRLQPIRTSAKNLILFLGDGMGMPTVTAARILKGQLNGNLGPETPLAMDKFPYVALSKTYNVDRQVPDSAGTATAYLCGVKGNYKTIGVSAAARVDQCNSTWGNEVFSVLQRAKEAGKSVGVVTTTRVQHASPSGTYAHVVNRDWYSDANMPDEALKSGCKDIASQLISNVDIDVILGGGRKYMFPVGTPDPEYPESRSQDGIRMDGRNLVQEWLNKTKGARYVWNLQQLLNVSEDPTVTHIMGLFEPRDTKYELERDNLTDPSLLEMTRVAIKMLSRNPKGYYLFVEGGRIDHAHHDGYAHLALTEAVMFDLSIDEATQLTNERDTLIAITADHSHVFSFGGYTYRGSSIFGLAPSRALDGKAYTSILYGNGPGYKQVNGSRPDVNDSISGEMYYQAQAAVLLDSETHGGEDVAIFARGPQAHLFHGVQEQTYVAHVMAFAGCLKPYENCGLPAPGSSPQTSGSFLLLILAWAFLLLAVQH